The following coding sequences are from one bacterium window:
- a CDS encoding NADH-quinone oxidoreductase subunit B family protein, with amino-acid sequence MNLKLKALKKSLWVYHVSGGSCNNCDIEILDLLTPRFDVERFGIILAASPRHADVLLCTGIVNKKCVERIKEVYEQTPKPCVVVAIGACACSGGIFRDGYQMAGPLNKIIPVDVYIPGCPPKPEAIIAGIVKFLKELK; translated from the coding sequence ATGAACTTAAAACTTAAAGCATTGAAGAAAAGTTTGTGGGTTTATCATGTGAGTGGAGGAAGTTGTAACAATTGTGATATTGAAATTCTTGACCTTTTAACTCCGAGATTTGATGTTGAAAGGTTTGGGATTATACTCGCTGCTTCTCCAAGACATGCTGATGTTTTATTATGTACTGGAATTGTGAATAAAAAATGTGTTGAAAGGATTAAGGAAGTTTACGAGCAGACACCAAAACCATGTGTTGTTGTTGCAATTGGTGCTTGTGCATGCTCAGGTGGGATTTTTAGGGATGGGTACCAGATGGCAGGTCCTTTAAATAAAATTATTCCAGTTGATGTTTATATCCCAGGATGTCCACCAAAACCAGAGGCAATAATAGCAGGAATAGTTAAATTTTTGAAGGAGTTGAAATGA
- a CDS encoding nickel-dependent hydrogenase large subunit → MAENKKVLVPIGPYHPLLEEPEYFQLYCDGEEVVDAEWIAGYNHRGIEKLSESKHWDQVTFLVERICGICSTSHPIAYCNAVEDLLGIEIPERAKYIRNIIGELERIHSHLLWVGLAGHFLGYNTVFMWAWKYREGILDMFEMITGNRNHYAMLRIGGVRRDIEDSDIPILKKTLSDVKGKIQMLTEAVLDDPVLGARLKGVGVLTKEDIKNYGAVGPVARASGVDIDVRKDDPYAAYNLVEWKVITTNNGDVFDKAVVRLLECFESIKIIEQSLDAIYGKKGQIWKEVREIPKGEGIGHHEAPRGEVFHYIRSDGNTSSPVRHKIRAPSYVNIPTFKASCIGETISDVCIILAGVDPCYCCTERIAVYDKEKNKKIYSFEDLVKKSIEKTEKIRKEIGKEEKLWKKLF, encoded by the coding sequence ATGGCAGAGAATAAAAAGGTTTTAGTTCCAATTGGTCCATATCATCCACTTTTAGAAGAGCCAGAATATTTTCAACTTTATTGTGATGGAGAAGAGGTTGTTGATGCTGAATGGATTGCTGGATATAACCATAGAGGAATTGAAAAACTTTCTGAATCAAAACACTGGGACCAAGTAACTTTCCTTGTTGAAAGAATATGTGGAATATGCTCAACTTCTCATCCTATTGCTTATTGTAATGCTGTTGAGGACCTACTTGGAATTGAAATACCTGAAAGGGCAAAATATATAAGGAATATAATTGGTGAACTTGAAAGAATTCATAGTCATCTACTTTGGGTAGGACTTGCAGGCCATTTTCTTGGATATAATACTGTTTTTATGTGGGCATGGAAATACAGAGAAGGAATACTTGATATGTTTGAAATGATAACTGGAAATAGAAATCACTATGCAATGTTAAGAATTGGAGGTGTAAGAAGAGATATAGAGGATAGCGATATACCTATACTTAAAAAAACATTATCAGATGTTAAAGGGAAAATTCAGATGTTAACAGAAGCAGTTCTTGACGACCCTGTTCTTGGAGCAAGATTAAAAGGGGTAGGTGTTTTAACAAAAGAAGATATTAAAAATTATGGTGCTGTTGGACCTGTTGCAAGGGCTTCTGGTGTTGATATAGATGTAAGAAAAGATGACCCTTATGCAGCATATAATCTTGTTGAATGGAAAGTAATAACAACAAATAATGGAGATGTTTTTGATAAGGCAGTTGTTAGATTACTTGAATGTTTTGAAAGTATAAAGATAATAGAACAGTCACTTGATGCAATTTATGGGAAAAAAGGTCAAATATGGAAAGAAGTAAGAGAAATACCAAAAGGAGAAGGGATAGGTCATCATGAAGCACCAAGAGGAGAGGTCTTTCATTATATAAGGAGTGATGGTAATACTTCAAGTCCTGTAAGACATAAAATAAGGGCACCAAGTTATGTAAATATTCCAACATTTAAAGCAAGTTGTATTGGTGAGACAATTTCAGATGTTTGTATAATTCTTGCAGGTGTTGACCCATGTTATTGCTGTACAGAAAGGATTGCAGTATATGATAAGGAGAAAAATAAAAAGATTTATAGTTTTGAGGACTTGGTAAAAAAATCAATTGAAAAGACAGAAAAAATAAGAAAAGAAATTGGTAAAGAGGAAAAATTATGGAAAAAATTGTTTTAA
- a CDS encoding NADH-quinone oxidoreductase subunit H, giving the protein MSGIYYLGYFILSFISLSITGLFVSWIDRKLTARIQWRVGPPWYQNFADLIKLSGKEVLIPEGGNKFIFVFSPILSVIASTLCGTILFLVLKKNFGFGGDLILFVYLLTIPSLSIILGGSSSGNVLASVGISRELKLLLSYELPFICGIIIPALKANSTTSLVEIIKYQQINGSNILSLSGIIGFIIILIASTGKLGVVPFDLAEAETEIAGGALIEYSGILLGFYKLSKAILFVVVPLFIVILYLGGTIITGFGSFLIFVVKYLVVLVLITLIRNTNPRLRIDQTLRFFWGWLTLIGILGILISLSGV; this is encoded by the coding sequence ATGAGTGGAATTTATTATTTGGGTTATTTTATTTTATCTTTCATTAGTTTAAGTATAACTGGACTTTTTGTTTCATGGATAGATAGAAAACTTACAGCAAGAATTCAGTGGAGAGTTGGACCTCCATGGTATCAGAATTTTGCTGATCTTATAAAACTTTCAGGAAAAGAGGTCTTAATACCTGAAGGAGGTAATAAATTTATCTTTGTTTTTTCTCCAATTCTTTCTGTCATTGCCTCAACTTTATGTGGAACAATACTCTTTCTTGTTCTTAAAAAAAATTTTGGATTTGGAGGAGATTTGATTTTATTTGTTTATTTACTGACAATCCCTTCTCTTTCTATAATTCTTGGTGGAAGTTCATCAGGAAATGTCCTTGCATCTGTTGGTATAAGTAGGGAATTAAAATTACTTCTATCTTATGAACTTCCTTTTATATGTGGAATAATAATACCTGCTTTAAAGGCAAACTCAACTACTTCACTTGTAGAAATAATTAAGTATCAACAGATAAATGGAAGTAATATTTTGTCTCTATCAGGGATTATTGGTTTTATTATTATTTTAATTGCTTCAACTGGAAAACTTGGTGTTGTTCCATTTGACCTTGCTGAAGCAGAAACAGAGATTGCAGGAGGTGCTTTAATTGAATATTCTGGAATTTTACTTGGATTTTATAAACTTTCAAAGGCAATTTTATTTGTTGTTGTTCCTTTATTTATAGTCATTCTTTATCTTGGTGGAACTATAATAACAGGTTTTGGAAGTTTTTTAATTTTTGTAGTTAAATATTTAGTTGTGCTTGTACTTATAACATTGATAAGAAATACAAATCCAAGATTGAGAATAGACCAGACATTGAGATTTTTCTGGGGATGGTTAACTCTTATAGGAATTCTGGGTATACTGATTTCATTAAGTGGAGTTTAA
- a CDS encoding proton-conducting transporter membrane subunit, with product MEKIVLSIFSVGFISGILCRIIPSRIKYLKEIISGLVSLLFLSFSILLFKGSPYYITEIFLIDPLSIFISIFISLFTLLVLIYSFSYLENFENSNRYYAYILWTLSSSIGAIFSNNLVLFSVFWGFLAITLYLILSIFGQENAYSAKKTMIIVGGSDSFLIFGICGLIYLTGKYTITDMNIFIASGLEIGIFFSLICASFAKAGCMPFHTWIPEIAENTPSPILAYLPASLDKLLGIYLFSRILLNIFEYSNDLHSGLWFILRLIGSLTIVCAVLMAIVQHNMKKLLSYHAISQVGYMVLGIASTNPAGIIGGLFHMLNNSIYKSLLFFGAGNVEKKTKEVELEKLGGLSRFMPITFITFLIGSLSISGVPPFNGFFSKYLIYQGLFEGAKTGDFSWNIWIICGMIGSALTLASFLKIVHSVFLGHIKEYKEKIEEVGFLMLLPVIVLSLLCILFGFGFLYPVKIFENSIGIFIEKGYDYLLPTLTLIFISLIFGLIIFLIFLPSRKRTVSTFIGGEKKLKEMEMSGTEFYKTIEKQPFLTKMYEGAKKKIFDLYEDGKRIVFYLGEGIRATHTGVLPTYLTWILIGCIVLFVLFIKF from the coding sequence ATGGAAAAAATTGTTTTAAGTATTTTTTCTGTTGGTTTCATATCTGGAATCTTATGCAGAATAATTCCTTCAAGGATAAAATATTTGAAAGAGATAATAAGTGGTTTGGTGTCTTTACTATTCCTTTCTTTTTCTATTTTGCTTTTTAAAGGGTCTCCTTATTATATCACAGAAATATTTTTAATAGACCCTCTCTCTATTTTCATCTCTATTTTTATCTCTCTCTTTACATTACTTGTCCTTATTTATAGTTTTTCTTATCTTGAAAATTTTGAAAACTCAAATAGATATTATGCTTATATTTTATGGACACTTTCTTCCTCAATAGGTGCTATCTTTTCAAATAATTTAGTCCTTTTTTCTGTTTTTTGGGGATTTCTTGCAATTACACTTTATTTAATTTTGAGTATATTTGGACAAGAAAATGCATATTCTGCAAAAAAGACAATGATAATAGTTGGTGGTAGTGATTCATTTTTGATTTTTGGTATATGTGGTTTAATTTATCTTACAGGAAAATATACAATAACAGATATGAATATTTTTATAGCAAGTGGACTTGAAATTGGTATTTTCTTTTCTTTAATTTGTGCTTCATTTGCAAAGGCAGGCTGTATGCCTTTTCATACATGGATTCCTGAAATAGCAGAAAATACACCATCTCCAATCCTTGCATATTTACCTGCTTCACTTGATAAACTCCTTGGTATTTATCTTTTTTCAAGGATTTTACTTAATATTTTTGAATATAGTAATGATTTACATTCTGGTTTATGGTTTATTTTAAGATTGATTGGCTCTTTAACAATTGTGTGTGCTGTTTTAATGGCAATAGTTCAACATAATATGAAAAAACTTTTATCTTATCATGCTATAAGTCAGGTTGGCTATATGGTCCTTGGAATTGCATCAACAAATCCAGCAGGAATTATTGGAGGTCTTTTCCACATGCTAAATAATTCAATTTATAAATCACTTTTGTTTTTTGGTGCAGGTAATGTTGAAAAGAAAACAAAGGAAGTTGAACTTGAAAAACTCGGTGGATTAAGTAGGTTTATGCCAATTACATTTATAACATTTTTAATTGGTTCATTATCAATAAGTGGTGTTCCTCCTTTTAATGGTTTCTTCTCTAAATATTTAATCTATCAAGGACTTTTTGAAGGAGCAAAGACAGGGGATTTCTCTTGGAATATTTGGATTATCTGTGGTATGATAGGTTCTGCACTAACTCTTGCAAGTTTCTTAAAGATTGTCCATTCTGTATTTCTTGGACATATAAAAGAATATAAAGAAAAAATTGAAGAGGTAGGATTTCTAATGTTATTACCTGTAATTGTTCTTTCTTTACTATGTATTTTATTTGGTTTTGGATTTCTCTATCCTGTAAAAATTTTTGAAAATTCAATAGGTATATTCATTGAGAAAGGTTATGATTATTTATTGCCAACTTTAACTTTAATTTTTATTTCTTTAATTTTTGGCTTAATAATCTTTTTAATATTTTTACCTTCAAGGAAAAGAACTGTTTCAACATTTATTGGTGGAGAGAAAAAATTGAAAGAAATGGAGATGAGTGGAACAGAATTTTATAAAACAATTGAAAAGCAACCATTCTTAACAAAGATGTATGAAGGTGCAAAGAAAAAAATATTTGACTTATATGAAGATGGAAAAAGGATTGTATTTTATCTTGGAGAAGGAATAAGAGCAACACATACAGGTGTTTTGCCAACTTATTTGACATGGATTTTAATTGGTTGTATTGTTTTATTTGTATTATTTATTAAATTTTAA
- a CDS encoding 4Fe-4S binding protein, with amino-acid sequence MKKLFIDYDKCLECEKCDVKCSYFLHPENNGITPLREEIAFLLACRRCEDHPCINSCPTEALKREEGINKRSRFLCISCKSCMLACPFGTILPDIIPYITVKCDLCTGRLKEDEIPLCVKTAKCEAIKFIDEKEVEGQEDIYKIGENLIVKCFSYIEKYGLKK; translated from the coding sequence ATGAAAAAGTTATTTATTGATTATGACAAGTGTCTTGAATGTGAGAAATGTGATGTAAAATGTAGTTATTTTTTACATCCTGAAAATAATGGAATTACTCCTTTAAGAGAAGAGATTGCTTTTTTACTTGCATGTAGAAGATGTGAAGACCATCCATGTATAAATTCATGTCCAACAGAAGCACTTAAAAGAGAAGAAGGAATTAACAAAAGGAGCAGATTTTTATGTATTTCCTGTAAAAGTTGTATGCTTGCCTGTCCTTTTGGAACAATTTTACCTGATATTATTCCATATATTACAGTGAAATGTGATTTGTGTACTGGAAGATTAAAAGAAGACGAAATACCTTTATGTGTTAAAACAGCAAAATGTGAAGCAATTAAATTTATTGATGAGAAAGAGGTTGAAGGACAGGAAGATATTTATAAAATAGGAGAAAATCTGATTGTTAAGTGTTTCAGTTATATTGAAAAATATGGATTGAAAAAATGA
- a CDS encoding MnhB domain-containing protein produces the protein MNNGEKGMSLIVKTVTRWIKGFIFLFGAYIVVFGHLSPGGGFPGGVVFAATFILITLAFGREYALRKIGKVLASELDSLGAILFLLIATLGIYFTGVFFSNFIEKYHPTGNFKLFSAGIIPLCNLSIGLKVGACLFMIFIILSVVRVIFEDGKGKLITTEKRDKK, from the coding sequence ATGAATAATGGAGAAAAAGGAATGAGTTTAATAGTTAAGACAGTTACAAGATGGATTAAGGGTTTTATATTTTTATTTGGTGCATATATTGTTGTTTTTGGTCATTTAAGTCCTGGTGGTGGTTTTCCCGGTGGAGTTGTTTTTGCTGCAACATTTATATTGATTACACTTGCTTTTGGAAGAGAATATGCTTTAAGAAAAATTGGTAAAGTTCTTGCTTCTGAACTTGATAGTTTGGGTGCAATTTTGTTTTTATTGATAGCAACTTTAGGTATTTATTTTACAGGTGTATTCTTTTCAAACTTCATAGAAAAATATCATCCTACAGGAAATTTCAAACTTTTTTCTGCAGGGATTATACCTTTATGTAATTTAAGCATAGGATTAAAGGTTGGTGCATGTTTGTTTATGATATTTATAATTCTTTCGGTTGTAAGGGTTATTTTTGAAGATGGTAAAGGAAAACTTATAACAACTGAAAAAAGGGATAAAAAATGA
- a CDS encoding ABC transporter ATP-binding protein, translated as MVIYDIKNLSFSYGKNRVLKDINVEISEGEFVGIVGPNGSGKTTFLKILSKILLPESGFIYYKGRDLKSIRSIDYAREIAYLPSEIEVTFNINVKDFLLLGRFPFTGRFGKEKEEIIEKVGETLNIKKFFEKGINELSEGEKQRIYIAQIIIQNPKVILLDEPTSHLDIGYQFQIMDILKRLNEKGITVISIFHDLNIASCYATKIILFKNGEIYRKGNPEEVLTYQNIEDVYNTKVLVYKNPFTKKINVFGLPSYLLEGNRKNNSGNK; from the coding sequence ATGGTAATTTATGATATTAAAAATTTGAGTTTCAGTTATGGTAAAAATAGAGTTTTGAAAGATATAAATGTTGAAATTTCAGAAGGAGAATTTGTTGGTATAGTTGGACCGAATGGAAGTGGAAAAACAACTTTTTTAAAAATATTATCAAAAATTTTACTGCCTGAAAGCGGTTTTATTTATTATAAAGGGAGGGATTTAAAAAGTATCAGAAGTATTGACTATGCAAGAGAAATTGCTTACTTACCGAGTGAAATTGAAGTTACATTTAATATCAATGTAAAGGATTTTTTGCTTCTTGGTAGATTTCCATTTACTGGTAGATTCGGTAAGGAAAAAGAGGAAATAATTGAAAAAGTTGGAGAGACATTAAATATCAAAAAATTTTTTGAAAAAGGAATCAATGAATTATCGGAAGGAGAAAAACAGAGGATTTATATTGCACAGATAATAATCCAGAATCCAAAAGTAATATTACTTGATGAACCAACGAGTCATCTTGATATTGGATACCAATTTCAGATTATGGATATTCTTAAAAGACTAAATGAAAAAGGGATTACAGTTATAAGTATTTTTCATGATTTGAATATTGCTTCCTGCTATGCCACAAAAATAATTTTATTCAAAAATGGAGAGATTTACAGAAAAGGCAATCCAGAAGAGGTCTTGACATATCAAAATATTGAAGATGTTTATAATACAAAAGTTCTTGTTTACAAAAATCCATTTACAAAAAAAATCAATGTCTTTGGGTTACCTTCATATTTACTTGAAGGAAATAGAAAAAATAATTCTGGAAATAAATAG
- a CDS encoding 4Fe-4S dicluster domain-containing protein: MEKLYIKVDDWKNFLKGKIKENRIFAPVENNNFLFYENLNEENLEKIVYDKARAVEPVKIFLYPIKEFVVPEIKNIEKLVVMGVTSCDLRAIDVLDSVFKNSDYKDPNFSKRRENILIISFDCKNPYNSCFCTLVGVKPYPEKNFDLNLSKIENGFIVEIGSEKGKEFIGKDTRFYQVNESQIKQLEEDRKKVEEKINEINREFDIKNFENLKGMYHTEYWQKPNDIKNCVSCGSCNFNCPTCVCFLLEDTSTDGNFKKVKVWDACLFPGYARMASGVSPRPTLFDRYANRLLCKYWYMKENFGIIGCTGCGRCISGCIGKIDKRRVLTEVLKEKVKV; the protein is encoded by the coding sequence ATGGAAAAATTATATATAAAAGTGGATGACTGGAAGAATTTTTTAAAGGGAAAAATAAAAGAAAATAGGATTTTTGCACCTGTTGAAAATAACAATTTTTTATTTTATGAGAATCTGAATGAAGAAAATTTAGAGAAGATTGTTTATGATAAAGCAAGGGCGGTTGAACCTGTTAAAATATTTCTGTATCCAATTAAAGAGTTTGTTGTACCTGAAATAAAAAATATTGAAAAACTTGTTGTTATGGGAGTAACTTCCTGTGATTTAAGGGCTATTGATGTTCTTGATTCTGTTTTTAAAAATAGTGATTATAAAGACCCGAATTTTTCAAAAAGAAGAGAAAACATCTTAATTATAAGTTTTGACTGTAAAAATCCATATAATAGTTGTTTCTGTACACTTGTTGGAGTAAAGCCATATCCTGAAAAAAACTTTGATTTAAATTTGAGTAAAATTGAAAATGGCTTTATTGTTGAAATTGGAAGTGAAAAAGGTAAGGAATTTATAGGAAAAGATACAAGATTTTATCAGGTAAATGAGTCACAGATAAAACAATTGGAAGAAGATAGGAAAAAAGTAGAAGAAAAGATAAATGAAATAAACAGAGAATTTGATATTAAAAATTTTGAGAATTTAAAAGGAATGTATCATACAGAATACTGGCAAAAACCAAATGATATAAAAAATTGTGTTTCTTGTGGCAGTTGTAATTTTAACTGTCCGACATGTGTTTGTTTTTTACTTGAGGATACAAGTACAGATGGTAATTTTAAAAAAGTTAAGGTCTGGGATGCCTGTCTTTTTCCCGGATATGCAAGAATGGCTTCAGGAGTAAGTCCAAGACCAACTTTGTTTGATAGATATGCAAATAGATTGTTATGTAAATACTGGTATATGAAGGAAAATTTTGGAATTATTGGATGTACCGGTTGTGGAAGGTGTATAAGTGGATGTATAGGGAAAATTGATAAAAGAAGGGTTCTGACAGAGGTTTTAAAGGAGAAAGTAAAGGTTTAA
- a CDS encoding NADH-quinone oxidoreductase subunit C: MIEKLKERLGERIKEIKVHNERRIYLTIDKKDLKEVANIIFNEMKARYQIVTGIENFDSFEILYHFSFDREGGVIVSLKVFLEKEKPEIESLTDVIPGISYIEREIWELLGINFLGHPNLKHFLLREDWQENLYPLRKGVKTDGRE, encoded by the coding sequence ATGATAGAAAAATTGAAAGAAAGATTAGGAGAAAGGATTAAAGAGATAAAGGTTCATAATGAAAGAAGAATCTATTTGACTATTGACAAAAAAGATTTGAAAGAAGTTGCAAATATAATTTTTAATGAAATGAAAGCAAGATATCAGATAGTAACAGGTATTGAAAATTTTGATAGTTTTGAAATTCTGTACCATTTTTCTTTTGATAGAGAAGGTGGAGTGATTGTTTCTTTAAAAGTATTCCTTGAAAAAGAAAAGCCTGAAATTGAAAGTTTGACAGATGTTATACCTGGGATTTCATATATAGAAAGAGAAATATGGGAATTGCTTGGAATAAATTTTCTTGGGCATCCAAATTTAAAACATTTTTTATTAAGAGAGGACTGGCAAGAAAATTTATACCCATTGAGGAAAGGAGTAAAAACAGATGGCAGAGAATAA
- a CDS encoding DUF4040 domain-containing protein produces the protein MVEIIVGILLVFMIIGSIICLETKDLLSAIIAIVPVGYFSGIIFLLLGAPDIAITQMVVEVLSLIILIRATIRRDLTTIEEERDFFGLITTFAFIFVFFIFAMEALRYLPSFGTPSFTLNPDAPSNRYLLNGLKETGAGNIVNGIIFDYRGYDTLGEATILFTSILGALAILRVYARKRSKDE, from the coding sequence ATGGTAGAAATTATTGTTGGAATTTTGCTTGTTTTTATGATAATTGGAAGTATTATATGTCTTGAAACAAAAGATTTACTTTCTGCAATTATAGCAATTGTTCCGGTTGGTTATTTTTCAGGTATTATATTTCTTTTACTTGGAGCACCTGATATAGCAATAACACAAATGGTTGTTGAGGTTTTATCATTAATAATTTTAATAAGAGCAACCATCAGAAGGGATTTAACAACAATTGAGGAAGAAAGGGATTTCTTTGGACTTATAACAACTTTTGCTTTTATATTTGTTTTCTTTATATTTGCTATGGAAGCATTAAGATATTTGCCTTCCTTTGGGACACCTTCTTTTACTTTAAACCCTGATGCACCTTCAAATAGATATCTTTTAAATGGACTTAAAGAAACAGGAGCGGGTAATATTGTAAATGGTATAATTTTTGATTACAGGGGATATGATACACTTGGTGAAGCAACAATTTTATTTACTTCAATACTTGGAGCACTTGCAATTTTAAGGGTATATGCAAGAAAAAGGAGTAAGGATGAATAA
- a CDS encoding iron ABC transporter permease: MRKKLFLILFFIFSIYFGTFFGSKIYTFKDIFNLSEIEKTIFLKIRIPRVICAFIVGAGLSISGAVLQSILKNPLAESYTLGISGGASLGIAIGVIMGKVYSIPFFAFLGAIFSLFLIILLSIIRKFSTSSIILAGISLNFICSSLVLFLISISQYEKFYSTVLFLFGDLSSFSEKILIYAGILIFISFIFLFFSSRVYDILSIDEEKAKTLGINVNFEKNVAFFITCLISSLCVSLSGIIGFVGLIIPHIVRAIYGSVHRKIIPISFLTGGGFLIICDTISKFIIRPVEIPVGVITGFFGGIFFLFLLFKERRIW; this comes from the coding sequence TTGAGAAAAAAATTATTTCTCATTTTATTTTTCATTTTTTCAATTTATTTCGGGACTTTCTTTGGCTCAAAAATTTATACATTTAAGGATATTTTTAATCTTTCTGAAATTGAAAAAACAATTTTTTTAAAAATAAGAATTCCAAGAGTTATATGTGCATTTATAGTTGGTGCTGGCCTTTCAATTTCAGGTGCTGTTTTACAATCAATTCTTAAAAATCCTCTTGCTGAAAGTTATACTCTTGGAATTTCAGGTGGTGCTTCTCTTGGCATAGCAATAGGTGTAATAATGGGTAAAGTATATTCAATTCCATTTTTTGCTTTTTTGGGTGCAATTTTTTCACTATTTTTAATTATTTTACTGTCAATAATAAGAAAATTTTCAACATCATCAATAATACTTGCTGGGATTTCTTTAAATTTTATCTGTTCTTCACTTGTTTTATTTTTAATTTCAATTTCACAATATGAAAAATTCTATTCAACTGTTTTATTTTTATTTGGTGATTTATCCTCTTTTTCAGAAAAAATTTTAATTTATGCTGGTATTCTAATTTTCATTTCATTTATCTTTCTCTTCTTTTCATCAAGAGTTTATGATATTTTAAGTATAGATGAGGAAAAGGCAAAGACACTTGGAATAAATGTAAACTTTGAAAAAAATGTTGCATTTTTTATAACCTGTCTTATCTCTTCTTTATGTGTATCACTTTCTGGAATAATTGGTTTTGTTGGTTTAATCATTCCTCATATTGTAAGGGCAATTTATGGTTCAGTACATAGAAAAATAATTCCCATTTCTTTTTTAACTGGTGGCGGTTTTCTTATAATCTGCGATACTATTTCAAAATTTATAATAAGACCTGTAGAAATTCCTGTTGGTGTTATAACTGGATTTTTTGGTGGTATTTTCTTTTTATTCCTTTTATTTAAGGAAAGAAGGATATGGTAA
- a CDS encoding sodium:proton antiporter, whose translation MIYYLCFVLFLIGLYGVCCKKNVVKIILGLWVMEYSVNLFLILIGYRKNGIPPILQPNTNIVEFSQKAVDPLPQAMVLTSIVIGLGILALMVSIAIRLYQRYGTFDITEMRKLKG comes from the coding sequence ATGATTTACTATTTATGCTTTGTTTTGTTTTTAATAGGTCTTTATGGTGTCTGTTGTAAAAAGAATGTTGTAAAAATTATCCTTGGTCTATGGGTTATGGAATATTCGGTTAATCTATTTTTAATCCTTATTGGTTATAGAAAAAATGGAATACCACCAATTTTGCAACCTAATACAAATATAGTTGAGTTTTCACAAAAAGCAGTTGACCCATTACCACAGGCAATGGTTTTAACAAGTATAGTCATAGGTCTTGGTATTCTTGCTTTAATGGTTTCTATTGCAATTAGATTATACCAAAGGTATGGAACTTTTGATATAACAGAAATGAGAAAATTAAAAGGATAG
- a CDS encoding FAD/NAD(P)-binding protein, with the protein MEKNIYEPVKCEVIDNIKESPTINTVVLKPEREFSFLAGQFASLTVPGIGEAPFTPSSSPFDKEKLEFTVMKTGRVTEKIHQLKKGDIVGVRGPYGKPYPLEKFKGKEVLLVGGGVGLAPIRALFLALVETYKDYKKIVFCCGARTPQDYIYKELIFDKWQKLCEKIPLCFRITVDKKDENWKYMEGVVTKTLENLDMDIKNGVAVVCGPPIMMKFTTLKLLEIGFAPENIYLSMERKMYCAVGHCRHCMIGDLFVCKDGPVFTYDVLKDKPEIWA; encoded by the coding sequence ATGGAAAAAAATATATATGAACCGGTTAAATGTGAAGTAATTGATAATATAAAGGAATCACCTACAATAAATACTGTTGTTTTAAAACCAGAAAGAGAATTTTCTTTTCTTGCAGGGCAATTTGCTTCTTTAACAGTTCCGGGAATTGGAGAAGCACCATTTACACCTTCTTCTTCTCCATTTGATAAAGAAAAACTTGAATTTACAGTTATGAAGACAGGAAGGGTTACAGAAAAAATACACCAGTTAAAAAAAGGAGATATAGTTGGAGTTAGAGGTCCTTATGGAAAACCATATCCACTTGAAAAATTTAAAGGTAAAGAAGTTTTACTTGTTGGTGGTGGTGTTGGTCTTGCTCCTATAAGGGCATTATTTCTTGCTCTTGTTGAAACATATAAGGATTATAAAAAGATAGTTTTTTGCTGTGGAGCAAGGACTCCACAGGATTATATATATAAAGAACTAATTTTTGATAAATGGCAGAAGTTATGCGAAAAAATACCTCTCTGTTTCAGAATTACAGTTGACAAGAAAGATGAGAACTGGAAATATATGGAAGGAGTCGTTACAAAAACACTTGAAAATCTTGATATGGATATAAAAAATGGGGTGGCTGTTGTTTGCGGTCCACCAATAATGATGAAGTTTACAACATTGAAATTACTTGAAATTGGATTTGCACCTGAAAATATTTATTTATCAATGGAAAGAAAAATGTATTGTGCAGTCGGTCATTGCAGACACTGTATGATAGGTGATTTATTTGTATGTAAAGATGGGCCTGTTTTTACATATGATGTATTGAAGGATAAACCGGAGATATGGGCATGA